In Virgibacillus sp. NKC19-16, a single genomic region encodes these proteins:
- a CDS encoding DUF2905 domain-containing protein, whose amino-acid sequence MNIGKLFIILGIALVIIGVIWTFIGRLPGDISFRKGDFSFHFPIMTSIVVSIILTLTFFIIGRFR is encoded by the coding sequence ATGAATATCGGCAAGCTGTTTATAATATTAGGTATTGCTCTTGTAATTATCGGTGTTATATGGACATTTATTGGAAGGTTGCCAGGTGATATTAGCTTCAGAAAAGGGGATTTCTCTTTTCATTTTCCGATTATGACCTCTATTGTTGTAAGTATTATTTTGACACTTACCTTTTTCATCATTGGAAGGTTTCGTTAA
- the yajC gene encoding preprotein translocase subunit YajC encodes MEMLISLSPIILMFVIFYFLLIRPQQKRQKQVRQMQSDLQKGDSVITIGGFHGVIHAIDEQTVIIASSDGIKLTYDRSAIREVKS; translated from the coding sequence ATGGAAATGCTAATATCATTATCACCGATTATTTTAATGTTCGTCATTTTTTACTTCCTGCTAATCCGTCCACAGCAAAAGAGGCAAAAGCAGGTTAGGCAAATGCAATCAGATCTTCAAAAAGGGGATTCTGTCATTACAATTGGTGGCTTTCATGGTGTAATTCATGCGATTGATGAGCAAACTGTAATTATCGCATCCAGTGACGGGATTAAACTTACATATGACCGTTCAGCAATTCGGGAAGTTAAATCATAA
- the queA gene encoding tRNA preQ1(34) S-adenosylmethionine ribosyltransferase-isomerase QueA, protein MNIEEFDFDLPEELIAQTPLKDRAASRLLVLNRDTNQINHAHFTDIKGYFKHGDCLVLNDTRVLPARLYGVKNDTGANVEILLLHQNEKDSWEVLAKPAKKIKIGTEITFGEGKLKALCTGFKEHGGRILEFSYDGIFYEVLDELGEMPLPPYIKEKLPEQERYQTVYAKEEGSAAAPTAGLHFTEKLLDEIKAMGVEIVFITLHVGLGTFRPVSAENIDDHKMHAEFYHMSKETAETLNNVKANNGRVISVGTTSTRTLETIARDNQGVFVESSGWTDIFIYPPYEFQGIDGLITNFHLPKSSLIMLVSALSDKETILAAYRQAVKERYRFFSFGDAMLIL, encoded by the coding sequence ATGAATATAGAAGAATTTGATTTTGATTTACCAGAAGAATTAATTGCACAGACTCCCTTAAAGGACCGAGCAGCCTCACGTTTACTCGTTTTAAACAGGGATACAAATCAAATAAACCATGCGCATTTTACAGATATCAAAGGATATTTCAAACATGGGGATTGCCTTGTTCTAAATGATACCCGTGTCCTTCCTGCAAGGTTGTATGGCGTAAAAAATGATACGGGAGCGAATGTAGAGATATTGCTCCTACACCAAAATGAAAAAGACAGCTGGGAAGTCTTGGCTAAACCGGCAAAAAAAATAAAAATTGGCACCGAAATCACTTTCGGGGAAGGTAAACTAAAAGCACTCTGTACCGGGTTTAAAGAACACGGCGGCCGCATACTAGAATTTTCCTATGATGGAATTTTTTATGAAGTACTAGATGAGCTTGGTGAAATGCCACTGCCGCCATATATAAAAGAGAAGTTACCTGAACAAGAACGGTATCAGACCGTTTATGCAAAAGAAGAAGGTTCAGCAGCCGCTCCAACAGCTGGCTTGCATTTTACGGAAAAACTACTGGATGAAATAAAAGCCATGGGAGTAGAAATTGTCTTTATCACACTGCATGTGGGCCTGGGCACATTTCGACCGGTGAGTGCAGAGAATATTGATGATCATAAAATGCATGCTGAATTTTATCATATGTCGAAAGAAACCGCAGAAACCCTTAACAATGTGAAGGCAAACAATGGAAGAGTCATTTCTGTTGGGACGACATCAACGAGAACACTTGAAACCATTGCGCGTGACAATCAAGGCGTATTTGTGGAGTCAAGCGGCTGGACAGATATATTCATTTATCCACCATATGAATTTCAAGGAATTGATGGGTTAATTACAAATTTCCATCTGCCAAAGTCTTCACTAATTATGCTTGTCAGTGCTCTGTCCGATAAAGAAACGATACTCGCCGCATATAGACAAGCTGTTAAAGAACGATACCGATTTTTCAGCTTTGGAGATGCGATGTTAATTTTATAG
- the tgt gene encoding tRNA guanosine(34) transglycosylase Tgt has protein sequence MTPITYEFIKTCKQTGARLGRVHTPHGSFDTPTFMPVGTLATVKTMSPEELEEMNANIILSNTYHLWLRPGEDIIQEAGGLHRFMNWDGAILTDSGGFQVFSLSDMREIKEEGVHFRNHINGEKLFLSPEKAMQIQNALGSDIMMAFDECPPYPATYDYMKASVERTSRWAERSLEAHGRKQDQGLFGIIQGGEYEELRKQSARDLSSLDLPGYAIGGLSVGEPKDVMNRMLEFTTPLLPTNKPRYLMGVGSPDSLIDGAIRGIDMFDCVLPTRIARNGTCMTSNGRLVVRNAKYARDFGPIDANCDCYACKNYSRAYIRHLIKCNETFGFRLTTYHNLYFLLKLMEQVRIAISEDRLGDFKEEFFEQYGFNQPGAKNF, from the coding sequence ATGACACCTATAACATATGAATTTATTAAGACATGTAAACAAACAGGAGCGAGGCTTGGACGCGTTCACACACCACATGGATCGTTTGATACACCTACATTTATGCCTGTTGGGACATTAGCGACTGTTAAAACGATGAGCCCGGAAGAATTGGAGGAAATGAACGCGAACATTATTCTTTCCAACACATATCATTTATGGCTGCGTCCTGGTGAGGATATCATACAGGAAGCAGGTGGTTTGCATCGGTTTATGAATTGGGATGGGGCGATTCTAACGGATTCAGGTGGCTTTCAGGTTTTTAGTTTAAGTGATATGCGCGAAATTAAGGAAGAAGGGGTTCATTTCCGTAACCATATAAACGGGGAGAAGCTGTTTTTATCACCCGAAAAAGCAATGCAAATACAAAACGCACTTGGATCTGATATTATGATGGCGTTTGATGAATGTCCTCCGTACCCGGCGACATATGATTATATGAAGGCCTCTGTAGAAAGAACATCCCGCTGGGCAGAAAGATCCCTTGAAGCCCACGGTCGCAAGCAAGATCAAGGTCTATTTGGCATTATTCAAGGTGGTGAGTATGAAGAACTAAGAAAGCAAAGCGCACGCGACCTATCTTCGTTGGACCTGCCGGGATATGCCATTGGAGGACTTTCCGTTGGTGAACCAAAAGATGTGATGAATCGAATGCTGGAGTTTACCACACCATTATTGCCTACAAATAAACCACGATACTTAATGGGAGTAGGCTCACCAGATTCATTGATAGACGGAGCTATCCGTGGTATTGATATGTTTGATTGTGTGCTGCCAACCAGAATTGCCCGGAATGGGACATGCATGACATCAAACGGAAGATTGGTCGTAAGGAATGCAAAATATGCACGAGATTTTGGTCCCATTGACGCAAATTGTGACTGTTATGCATGTAAAAATTATTCCCGTGCTTATATCCGTCATTTAATAAAATGTAATGAAACATTCGGATTCAGACTTACTACTTATCATAACTTGTATTTTCTGTTAAAATTAATGGAGCAAGTACGAATTGCGATAAGCGAGGATCGACTTGGTGACTTTAAAGAGGAATTCTTTGAACAATATGGTTTTAACCAGCCCGGTGCAAAGAATTTTTAG